The Microlunatus antarcticus genome window below encodes:
- a CDS encoding sulfite oxidase-like oxidoreductase: MTVSRGFAGRRRGGQRTDLPPGQYDEGDGWPVLTAEVAPRLDPQSWSMGVDGLVDTPRTWTWDEMHALPQSDYDGPIHCVTTWSKFGMHWSGVSVDVLLDAAGVKKEAKFVLATSTTGYTTNLPLEHLRGGQAWVAWEADGKPLTREHGGPVRLLVPHLYFWKSAKWVTQLTLLDHDVQGFWERNGYHDLGDPWREQRYQGD, translated from the coding sequence ATGACCGTCTCTCGCGGCTTCGCCGGACGTCGACGCGGAGGTCAGCGCACCGACCTCCCGCCCGGGCAGTACGACGAGGGCGACGGCTGGCCCGTGCTCACCGCCGAGGTTGCGCCCCGCCTGGACCCGCAGTCCTGGTCGATGGGCGTCGACGGCCTGGTCGACACCCCGCGCACCTGGACCTGGGACGAGATGCACGCGCTCCCCCAGTCCGACTACGACGGTCCGATCCACTGCGTGACGACCTGGTCCAAGTTCGGCATGCACTGGTCCGGGGTGAGCGTCGACGTCCTGCTCGACGCCGCCGGGGTGAAGAAGGAGGCGAAGTTCGTCCTCGCCACCTCGACCACCGGCTACACCACGAACCTCCCGCTCGAGCACCTGCGCGGCGGCCAGGCCTGGGTGGCGTGGGAGGCGGACGGCAAGCCGCTCACCCGTGAGCACGGCGGCCCGGTCCGGCTGCTGGTGCCGCACCTGTACTTCTGGAAGAGCGCCAAGTGGGTCACGCAGCTCACGCTCCTGGACCACGACGTGCAGGGCTTCTGGGAGCGCAACGGCTACCACGACCTCGGCGACCCCTGGCGCGAGCAGCGCTACCAGGGTGACTGA
- a CDS encoding FAD-binding oxidoreductase, translating into MTEQVADSTTAPAPTGAWRTAVVREVRHPHPRAVLLRLEVPDRIDHLPGQHYVVRLSAPDGYVAQRSYSLSSPAEDPLVELYVERIDDGEVSGYLADGVAVGDRLDVRGPIGGWFVWRGTTPALGVGGGTGVVPLVAMLRHAQAVGATDLLRLVAAARTWDDLPYADELRDAGAVLALSRTGLAGGRPSGRLAADDLAPFLEDRGPGWTSFVCGSAGFADSATTLLTGLGVPDADVRVERFGPT; encoded by the coding sequence GTGACTGAGCAGGTGGCGGACAGCACGACCGCGCCCGCCCCGACGGGGGCGTGGCGCACGGCCGTCGTCCGCGAGGTGCGGCACCCGCACCCCCGGGCCGTGCTGCTGCGCCTCGAGGTGCCCGACCGGATCGACCACCTCCCGGGCCAGCACTACGTCGTCCGGCTGTCGGCGCCCGACGGCTACGTCGCACAGCGCTCGTACTCGCTGTCCTCGCCGGCGGAGGACCCGCTGGTCGAGCTCTACGTCGAGCGGATCGACGACGGGGAGGTCTCCGGCTACCTCGCGGACGGGGTCGCCGTCGGCGACCGGCTCGACGTGCGCGGCCCGATCGGCGGCTGGTTCGTCTGGCGCGGCACGACCCCGGCGCTGGGCGTCGGCGGCGGCACCGGCGTCGTGCCGCTCGTCGCGATGCTGCGGCACGCGCAGGCGGTCGGCGCGACCGACCTGCTCCGCCTCGTCGCGGCCGCGCGCACCTGGGACGACCTCCCGTACGCGGACGAGCTCCGCGACGCGGGCGCCGTGCTCGCGCTGAGCCGTACGGGCCTGGCGGGCGGCAGGCCGAGCGGCCGGCTGGCGGCGGACGACCTCGCCCCGTTCCTCGAGGACCGCGGCCCGGGCTGGACGTCCTTCGTGTGCGGCTCGGCCGGCTTCGCCGACTCGGCCACCACGCTGCTGACCGGGCTGGGGGTGCCGGACGCCGACGTCCGGGTGGAGCGGTTCGGCCCCACCTGA
- a CDS encoding alpha/beta fold hydrolase, translating into MADARADGRLHLRRAGPALLALNVHAGGDQRPFPATGDLPRVGSAPSTRAGPGRRRLRAVHQHQGRDPALLRGAGQGRPVVLSHGWPLSSDAWQLELKLLADAGYRAIAHDRRGHGRSQQTYQGNDMDTYASDLADLVEALDLTDLAVIGHSTGGGEVVRYAAQHGVGRVTKVITAGAVPPVMIKSDSNPDGSPIEVFDGIREGVLKDRSQFYQDLSVPFYGFNRDGAKVSQGLKDDFWRQGMLAGLTAAYDCVKAFSETDFTEDLKSLDVPIFIAQGDDDQIVPIHDAALKTIELVKHGTLKVYPGAPHGIAGDYQAELDADILAFLGS; encoded by the coding sequence GTGGCCGATGCTCGTGCTGATGGTCGGCTACACCTGCGCCGGGCTGGTCCTGCTCTTCTCGCCCTGAACGTTCATGCAGGGGGCGACCAACGTCCCTTCCCGGCGACCGGTGATCTTCCTAGGGTCGGCTCAGCGCCCAGCACCCGCGCTGGGCCGGGAAGAAGGAGGCTTCGTGCCGTACATCAGCACCAAGGACGGGACCCAGCTCTACTACGTGGAGCAGGGCAAGGTCGACCCGTCGTCCTCAGCCACGGCTGGCCGCTCAGCTCGGACGCCTGGCAGCTCGAGCTCAAGCTGCTGGCCGATGCCGGCTACCGGGCGATCGCGCACGACCGGCGCGGCCACGGCCGGTCGCAGCAGACCTACCAGGGCAACGACATGGACACGTACGCCTCGGACCTGGCCGACCTGGTCGAGGCCCTCGACCTGACCGACCTGGCGGTGATCGGCCACTCCACCGGGGGTGGCGAGGTCGTGCGCTACGCCGCGCAGCACGGGGTCGGCCGGGTGACGAAGGTGATCACCGCAGGGGCCGTCCCACCGGTCATGATCAAGTCCGACAGCAACCCTGACGGCAGCCCGATCGAGGTCTTCGACGGCATCCGCGAGGGCGTGCTGAAGGACCGGTCGCAGTTCTACCAGGACCTGTCGGTGCCGTTCTACGGCTTCAACCGCGACGGCGCCAAGGTGTCGCAGGGGCTGAAGGACGACTTCTGGCGCCAGGGCATGCTGGCCGGGCTGACCGCCGCGTACGACTGCGTGAAGGCGTTCTCGGAGACCGACTTCACCGAAGACCTGAAGTCCCTGGACGTACCGATCTTCATCGCGCAGGGCGACGACGACCAGATCGTCCCGATCCACGACGCCGCGCTGAAGACGATCGAGCTCGTCAAGCACGGCACGCTCAAGGTCTACCCGGGTGCCCCCCACGGCATCGCCGGGGACTACCAGGCCGAGCTCGACGCCGACATCCTGGCGTTCCTCGGGAGCTGA
- a CDS encoding Gfo/Idh/MocA family protein codes for MTSSTNAAATPLRVGVVGLGWMGQVHARAYTRVGQHYLDAPLRPVLVAVADNAGDARIARTVVAYGFADVHADWRDLVARDDIDVISITGPNFIHRDVAVAAAEAGKHVWLEKPAGRNAEETAEIAEAVARAGVQAAVGFNYRNAPAVELARQLVADGRLGRIEQVSITMLADYAAHPEGALTWRYQNEWAGSGVLGDLVSHGIDLGRYVVGEVESLVCDTATFITERPALSGAAFAHTARGTGALARVENEDYAGALLRFAGGARGSLTSSRVAVGEQCTYGIEVHGDTGSLAWDFRRMGELQVCLDQEVTDASYATHYVKAGDGDLGAFQPGSGIAMSYDDLKVVEAHRLVRSIATGTPEGATITDALRAARLVDAMAESARERRWVDTADISAS; via the coding sequence ATGACGTCAAGCACCAACGCTGCTGCCACCCCCCTTCGCGTCGGCGTGGTCGGCCTCGGCTGGATGGGCCAGGTCCACGCCCGCGCGTACACCCGCGTCGGGCAGCACTACCTCGACGCCCCGCTGCGACCCGTCCTGGTCGCCGTGGCCGACAACGCCGGCGACGCCCGGATCGCGCGGACGGTCGTGGCGTACGGGTTCGCCGACGTGCACGCCGACTGGCGTGACCTGGTCGCGCGCGACGACATCGACGTCATCAGCATCACCGGCCCGAACTTCATCCACCGCGACGTCGCGGTCGCCGCGGCCGAGGCGGGCAAGCACGTGTGGCTGGAGAAGCCGGCCGGGCGCAACGCCGAGGAGACCGCCGAGATCGCGGAGGCCGTTGCGCGGGCCGGGGTCCAGGCGGCGGTGGGCTTCAACTACCGCAACGCCCCGGCCGTCGAGCTGGCCCGGCAGCTCGTGGCCGACGGTCGGCTCGGCCGGATCGAGCAGGTCAGCATCACGATGCTCGCCGACTACGCCGCGCACCCCGAGGGCGCGCTCACCTGGCGCTACCAGAACGAGTGGGCCGGCTCGGGCGTGCTCGGCGACCTGGTCAGCCACGGCATCGACCTCGGCCGCTACGTCGTCGGCGAGGTGGAGTCGCTGGTCTGCGACACCGCGACGTTCATCACCGAGCGGCCCGCGCTCAGCGGGGCCGCCTTCGCGCACACCGCCCGCGGCACCGGGGCCCTCGCGCGGGTCGAGAACGAGGACTACGCCGGCGCCCTCCTCCGCTTCGCGGGCGGCGCGCGCGGCTCCCTGACGTCGAGCCGCGTCGCGGTCGGCGAGCAGTGCACGTACGGGATCGAGGTGCACGGCGACACCGGCTCGCTGGCGTGGGACTTCCGCCGGATGGGCGAGCTCCAGGTCTGCCTCGACCAGGAGGTCACCGACGCCTCGTACGCGACCCACTACGTGAAGGCCGGCGACGGCGACCTCGGCGCGTTCCAGCCCGGGTCGGGCATCGCCATGAGCTACGACGACCTCAAGGTCGTCGAGGCGCACCGGCTGGTGCGTTCCATCGCCACCGGCACGCCCGAGGGCGCCACGATCACCGACGCGCTCCGGGCGGCCCGGCTCGTCGACGCCATGGCCGAGTCGGCGCGGGAGCGGCGCTGGGTGGACACGGCGGACATCTCCGCCTCCTGA